Proteins found in one Arachis stenosperma cultivar V10309 chromosome 8, arast.V10309.gnm1.PFL2, whole genome shotgun sequence genomic segment:
- the LOC130946550 gene encoding auxin response factor 18-like, with translation MADGAGDDLFKELWRLCAGPLMDVPCVQDRVFYFPQGHIELLPEPTEQELRQMKNQKSPKYDLPSKILCRVIDVKCLAEMETDEVYARITLQPSSDQNDPLDPNPICSEKPKQKFYSFCKTLSTSDTSTHGGFSVLRKHANECLPQLDMTMENPTQELVAKDIHGVEWKFKHIYRGHPKRHLLTTGWSAFVAAKKLVAGDSFVFLRGENGQLRVGVRRLNPPQSPTPSSVVSTQNMRLGVIVTASHSVMTSTMFVVYYKPRTSQFIVSLNKYIDTMNNDFKIGMRFKMRHEGEDPLDKRFCGTIVGVGDESREWPNSQWRSLKVQWDEPATMQRPDRVSCWEIEPLVTSPLNTIQPMAKGKRSRHAEASSSAASGSKESQVATIWQPPHLNGNGNSSQDPENNKAVVPAGPAGEGPARDHNEDRKKGMDCWLFGVNLTSSYSNVVTPLEKELWCEASTILHCGPKESIIVGACETEKVQSLNNHSLSNKQGHVPSMRTRTKVKMEGVAVGRAIDLTTLNGYDELIVELEKMFDIEGEIISQKKWAVTFTDEENDLMLLGDDLWQDFCKMVKRIFICSKED, from the exons ATGGCTG ATGGGGCTGGTGATGATTTGTTTAAAGAGCTATGGAGGTTGTGTGCAGGGCCATTAATGGATGTTCCTTGTGTTCAAGACAGAGTTTTCTATTTCCCTCAGGGTCACATTGAATTG ttGCCAGAACCTACAGAACAAGAATTGAGGCAGATGAAGAACCAGAAATCTCCCAAATACGATCTTCCTTCGAAGATTTTATGCCGTGTTATCGATGTTAAGTGTCTG gCCGAGATGGAAACCGACGAGGTTTATGCTCGAATCACTTTGCAGCCATCTTCAGAT CAGAATGATCCTCTAGATCCTAATCCAATTTGTTCCGAGAAACCGAAACAGAAATTTTACTCATTTTGTAAGACACTGAGTACCTCAGATACTAGCACACATGGAGGATTTTCGGTTCTTCGGAAGCACGCTAATGAATGCTTGCCTCAATTG GATATGACAATGGAAAATCCTACTCAGGAGTTGGTAGCAAAGGATATTCATGGGGTTGAATGGAAGTTTAAGCATATATACAGAG GACATCCGAAGAGGCACCTGCTTACAACTGGCTGGAGTGCATTCGTTGCGGCCAAGAAATTGGTTGCCGGagattcttttgtttttttaag GGGAGAGAATGGACAACTGAGAGTAGGCGTTAGGCGTTTGAATCCGCCACAGAGTCCTACACCTTCGTCCGTGGTGTCGACACAAAACATGCGCCTTGGGGTGATTGTTACTGCAAGCCATTCTGTTATGACTAGTACCATGTTTGTGGTTTATTACAAGCCAAG GACTAGCCAGTTTATTGTTAGTTTAAACAAATATATTGACACAATGAACAATGACTTCAAAATCGGCATGCGATTCAAGATGAGACATGAGGGTGAAGATCCACTTGACAAAAG GTTTTGTGGTACTATAGTTGGAGTTGGAGATGAATCTCGAGAATGGCCGAATTCTCAATGGAGGTCATTGAAG GTTCAATGGGATGAACCAGCAACAATGCAAAGACCAGATAGAGTTTCATGTTGGGAGATTGAACCTCTTGTTACTTCGCCTTTGAATACGATTCAACCGATGGCGAAGGGAAAAAGATCAAGGCATGCTGAGGCTTCATCTTCTG CTGCTTCAGGTAGCAAAGAAAGCCAAGTAGCTACAATATGGCAGCCACCACATTTGAATGGCAATGGAAATTCTTCTCAAGACCCCGAAAACAACAAAGCCGTCGTCCCGGCCGGTCCAGCTGGCGAAGGCCCGGCACGCGACCACAATGAAGACAGGAAGAAGGGCATGGATTGCTGGTTGTTTGGGGTGAATTTGACTAGCAGCTATAGTAATGTTGTTACCCCTTTGGAGAAAGAACTTTGGTGTGAAGCTTCAACTATCCTTCATTGTGGTCCCAAAGAATCTATTATTGTTGGTGCATGTGAGACTGAGAAGGTTCAGAGTCTCAATAACCATTCACTGTCCAACAAGCAGGGCCATGTACCATCCATGAGGACTAGGACTAAG GTGAAAATGGAAGGTGTAGCAGTTGGTCGTGCAATTGACTTGACCACATTAAATGGTTATGATGAACTCATAGTTGAGCTTGAGAAAATGTTTGACATTGAAGGAGAAATTATATCTCAGAAGAAATGGGCTGTTACTTTCACTGATGAAGAAAATGACCTTATGCTTCTTGGTGATGATTTATGGCA GGACTTCTGCAAAATGGTGAAGAGGATTTTCATTTGTTCAAAGGAGGATTAA